The genomic DNA CACGCTGCACGCTTTTCTCCATGCCGGAATAAGCATGCACAACGTACCAGCGCTTGTTGCTGACTGGCACGCTGAGCGGAGCGCCGGACTCTTGCGCCGGAGCGTCGCCCGGTACGGGCTCGCCGGATACGTCGTCTTGCACGTTTTCGCTCATTATTTTTTCCAACCCAGGATTACGTCGTACAACAGGAATTCCAACAGCTTGTCGGTGCCCCACAGGAACACTGCCATCACCAGCACAAAGCCGAACACCAGCATCGTGATCTGGGTTGCTTCTTTACGCGTCGGCCAGACGACCTTCTTGGTTTCGCGAACGGATTCCTTCGCAAAATTCAGGAAATCACGGCCGGAGGCGGAGGTGTAAGCAATGCCGACGGAAATAAGCAAACCAACCACAAGCGCAGCTGCCCGCACCAGGGTTGGTTGACCTGCCAGAACAAAGAATCCGGCTACGCCTGCAATCGCTGCAACCACCGCCAACACGACCTTGAGCTTATCGCCGGACGTGCTAACGGTTTGCACGGATTGATTAGACATTCGTTTTTACTTTCGGTGCCCTGCACCAGAATTCGGTGGCAGGGGCGGAGGGCATCGAACCCCCAACCTTCGGTTTTGGAGACCGACGCTCTGCCAATTGAGCTACGCCCCTACGTAAAACACTACAGTGGAATCCGTTATTTTAGCACCCAACCGAGGTTGGGCGCTAGTCCTACTTGGCAGGATTCCTGATTCGGGCGATTAGCCCAGGATCTTGGCAACGACGCCAGCACCCACGGTACGGCCACCTTCGCGGATTGCGAAGCGCAGACCTTCTTCCATCGCGATCGGGTTGATCAGCTTGACGGTGATCGACACGTTATCGCCTGGCATGACCATTTCTTTGTCCGCTGGCAGTTCGATCGAACCGGTCACGTCCGTCGTACGGAAGTAGAACTGTGGACGGTAGTTGTTGAAGAACGGGGTGTGACGGCCGCCTTCGTCTTTCGACAGAACGTAGATCTCGCCCGTGAAGTGGTTGTGCGGCTTGATCGAGCCTGGCTTCGCCAGAACCTGACCACGCTGGACGTCTTCACGCTTGGTGCCGCGCAGCAGCAGACCAACGTTGTCGCCGGCTTGACCCTGGTCCAGCAGCTTGCGGAACATTTCCACGCCGGTGCAGGTGGTCTTGACGGTGTCGGTGATGCCGACGATTTCGATCTCTTCGCCGACCTTGATGATGCCGCGCTCGACACGACCGGTCACCACGGTACCGCGGCCGGAGATCGAGAACACGTCTTCCACTGGCATCAGGAAGGCGCCGTCCACAGCGCGCTCAGGCGTTGGGATGTAGCTGTCCAGGGCTTCGGCCAGACGGATGATGCAGTCTTCGCCCATTTCGCCTTGCTGGCCTTCCAGCGCCATACGTGCCGAACCCTTGATGATTGGCAGGTCGTCGCCTGGGAACTCGTACTTCGACAGCAGCTCGCGCACTTCCATTTCGACCAGTTCCAGCAGTTCTGCGTCGTCGACCAGGTCGCACTTGTTCAGGAACACGATGATGTATGGAACGCCAACCTGACGGGCCAGCAGGATGTGCTCGCGGGTCTGTGGCATTGGGCCGTCAGCGGCGGAGCACACCAGGATCGCGCCGTCCATCTGGGCAGCACCGGTAATCATGTTCTTGATGTAGTCGGCGTGGCCTGGGCAGTCAACGTGCGCGTAGTGACGCGATGCCGTTTCGTACTCGACGTGGGCGGTGTTGATCGTGATGCCGCGTGCTTTTTCTTCCGGAGCAGCGTCGATCTGGTCGTAGGCTTTGGCTTCGCCGCCGAATTTCTTCGACAGAACGGTTGCGATTGCAGCGGTCAGGGTGGTCTTGCCATGGTCAACGTGACCGATGGTGCCAACGTTCACGTGCGGTTTAGTCCGCTCGAACTTTTCTTTTGCCATTTTAGACTCCTAACAATTTTAAGATATTGCTGGGCACGCGCCCGACTGTCAGATGATGTGTATTACGGTACTGCGAATTCTGGTGCCCTTGACGTGGATTGAACACGTGGCCTCTCCCTTACCAAGGGAGTGCTCTACCACTGAGCTACAAGGGCTTTTGTACTACTAGCGATATTGACTATCGACTGCAACAAAACTGGAGCGGGTGAAGGGAATCGAACCCTCGTCTTAAGCTTGGAAGGCTTCAGCTCTACCATTGAGCTACACCCGCGAGGTTCCGTTTCACTACACTATCACTCAGTTTCCTTGCAAAAACTTGGTGGAGGGGACTGGATTCGAACCAGTGTACTCATAAGAGGGCAGATTTACAGTCTGCTGCCTTTAACCACTCGGCCACCCCTCCGCGAGGAACCGCAGAGTATGAAGCATAAAATCAAAACTGTCAACGCTTTAACACAAACATCTTTGTGTCTCGCAGCTAACTGTCTGCTTCGGGGCGAGATTGTAGCGGCTCCCCCTGCACAATTGCAAGGGTTGTTTTTGCGAGATCATCAAAAATCTTGCAGACCCAGAATCCATGCGGGTTGTAGCCCAATAAAAATCTTTCCTACGCTCCTTTCGTTGCCTGCCTTGCTATAAAATCGCCCCGGCGCCAGCGACGGGCGCCCCTGTTTGTCCTCCCCCGCACGCCGTCTCTCGCCTGGAGTCTCGA from Pseudoduganella armeniaca includes the following:
- the secE gene encoding preprotein translocase subunit SecE; amino-acid sequence: MSNQSVQTVSTSGDKLKVVLAVVAAIAGVAGFFVLAGQPTLVRAAALVVGLLISVGIAYTSASGRDFLNFAKESVRETKKVVWPTRKEATQITMLVFGFVLVMAVFLWGTDKLLEFLLYDVILGWKK
- the tuf gene encoding elongation factor Tu; amino-acid sequence: MAKEKFERTKPHVNVGTIGHVDHGKTTLTAAIATVLSKKFGGEAKAYDQIDAAPEEKARGITINTAHVEYETASRHYAHVDCPGHADYIKNMITGAAQMDGAILVCSAADGPMPQTREHILLARQVGVPYIIVFLNKCDLVDDAELLELVEMEVRELLSKYEFPGDDLPIIKGSARMALEGQQGEMGEDCIIRLAEALDSYIPTPERAVDGAFLMPVEDVFSISGRGTVVTGRVERGIIKVGEEIEIVGITDTVKTTCTGVEMFRKLLDQGQAGDNVGLLLRGTKREDVQRGQVLAKPGSIKPHNHFTGEIYVLSKDEGGRHTPFFNNYRPQFYFRTTDVTGSIELPADKEMVMPGDNVSITVKLINPIAMEEGLRFAIREGGRTVGAGVVAKILG